CCTTACCAGTGGCACGGCGGTCCTCAGCACCCACGAAATTGATCACGTTCGGGGTGCTTCTCACCGCCATCATCGTGTCCTCATCCAGCACCATCCGGACGAGCACATAGCCGGGAAACACCTTTTCCTCAGTGGACTGACGGGTGCCGTCCTTCTTCAACTTGACGGCAGGCGTCTGGGGAATCTCAATTTCAAGAATCCGATTGCTCACCCCCAGGGTGACGGCGCGCTGCTCGAGGGTCGCCTTGACCTTTTTCTCGCAGCTGGAGGCCACCTGAACGGCATACCAGCGGGCAATGGCCGTGTTGGCGACAGCTTCCAAAGGCAAGGTGCCATCTTCCCCCTCATTCGGGGCTGGCAGATCAAGCACCTCAGGGGCGTCCGGTGTGGTCAGGTCGTCGGGCACGGCGAGAAAGGTGATATCGAGTCAGCGGAACACCTGGGACGAAGCCCACCCAAAGAAGCGACTGACAGCCGCAATGGTGGCCGCCGAAAGGCT
The Synechococcus sp. PROS-U-1 DNA segment above includes these coding regions:
- the nusG gene encoding transcription termination/antitermination protein NusG; the protein is MPDDLTTPDAPEVLDLPAPNEGEDGTLPLEAVANTAIARWYAVQVASSCEKKVKATLEQRAVTLGVSNRILEIEIPQTPAVKLKKDGTRQSTEEKVFPGYVLVRMVLDEDTMMAVRSTPNVINFVGAEDRRATGKARGHIKPRPLSRSEVDRIFKRAAEKKTVVKVDLTEGDHILVTAGPFKDFQGEVIEVSGERNKLKALLSIFGRETPVELEFSQISKQN